The Erythrobacter sp. genome segment AGGCGAGGCCTTCAATCCCACGATCGCAAGTCGATGTGCGCGTTCGGGATCGAGCGTGAACAGGGCTGGGCGCAGCAGGCGGTAAATCATGCCCTTCCTTGGCAGCAGCCGAGGCTTGCACGCAACGAAAAGCACACAAATTCCGTCAGATTTGCTTTTCCGGCCATTCCTGTCGCCTTTCTACAAGCAATTGTCACACGACTCGCTTAGACGACCCCTGCGACCCGAAGGGCTCGAAGCGCCAGGCGTGACGAGTTCTCCACTTAGAGGGGCGGTAACCGGCAACGGTTGCCGCCCCCTTTTTTCGCCCGCCCTTTCCTCGCCCGCCGCTTTCACCTAGGCTAAAGGTATCATGTGAAAGGATATTCGATGAAGTTCCCCCTGCTTTGCTCCGCGGCCCTTGCCTCTGCCCTGCTCGCTCTGGGGGCCTGCACGGCAGCATCGGGCGAATCGGGCGCGGCTACCCCATCCGCCAGCGCCCCGGCACAGGCTCCGTCTGATATTGGCACTTTCTTCGAGCAGTACGATGCCGCCAGCCTCGCCCTTTCGCCGCAGAGCAAGGCCTATCGCGGGATTCGCGACGAGGATTACGGCCTGTGGGACGACGCCAGCGCCGAGGCAGATGAAGCCCAGCAAGCGTTGCGCGATCAGTATCTCGCGCAGATGCGCAGCGGATATGATCTCTCTGCGCTCACCGGGCAGGACGCACTGTCCTACCGCCTGTTCGAAGCCAGTGCCGCGCGCTCCGCGTCGCTCGAACCCTATCGCGAATATGGCTTCATTTTCGACCAGATGAACGGCGAGCAGAGCGGAATCCCTGCCTTCCTCATCAATACGCACACGGTCACGAGTGCATCGGATGCGCGGGCCTATGTGTCGCGGATCGAGGGCATCGGCCCGCTGATGGACACGCTGATCGCACGGTCGGCCGAGCGTGCCGGGAACGGCGTAATGCCGCCCGACTGGGTCTATCCCTACGTCCTGTCAGACATCCAGAACCTGCTCGATGCCGGGATGGACAACGCAGTGCTGGAAGACTTCCGCAGCGAAGTCGCCGCGCTCGATCTGTCCGAAGACGAGAGCGGCAGCCTGATCACTGCGGCCGAAGCCGCCTGGGCCTCCTCCGCCGTGCCCGCCTACCAGCGCCTGCGCGGCGAAATGCTCCGCCAGCAGGCGATGGCGCCCACCGAGGACGGGATCTGGCGCTTCCCGCAGGGCGCGCAGTACTACGATGCGCTGCTTGCCTATTATACCACCACCGATCTGACGGCGGACGAAATCCACGCCATCGGGCTCAACGAAGTCGAGCGTATCCACGGGGAAATGCGCGCGATTATGGCGCAGGTCGGGTTCGAGGGCGATCTGCAGGCCTTCTTCGAATTTACCCGCAGCGATCCGCAATTCTACCACACCAGCCGCGAGGACTATCTGGCGGAGGTGGATACCGTACTGGACGCCGTGACCGCGCGGTTGCCCGACTATTTCATCACCCTGCCGCAATACGAATTGCAGGTGAAAGCGGTGGAAGCCTTCCGCGAACAAAGCGCCGGGAAGGCCTTCTACCAGAGCCCCGCACCCGACGGATCGCGCCCCGGCACCTATTACGTTAACCTGTACAATCTCAACGACATGAGCCGCAACGAACTGGAAGCACTCGCCTATCACGAAGGGCTGCCAGGCCACCACATGCAGCGCGCGATCCAGACCGGGCTGGGCGACTTGCCGCCGTTCCGCCGGTTCGGCGGCTTCACCGCCTATACCGAGGGCTGGGGCCTCTATTCGGAGGAGCTCGGCAAGGACATGGGCTTCTACACCGATCCCTATTCCGATTTCGGGCGCCTGCAGATGGAACTGTGGCGCGCGGCGCGGCTGGTGGTGGATACCGGCATCCATTCCAAGCGCTGGAGCCGCGAGGAAGCGATTGCCTACCTGGCCGAGAATACTCCCAACCCGCCCGGCGACATCGAAAAGGCGATCGAGCGCTACATCGTCTATCCGGGGCAAGCGACGGCTTACATGATCGGCAAGCTGAAGATCATGGAACTGCGCGAACGGGCGCGGACGGCGCTGGGCGATGATTTCGATATCCGCGAATTCCACGAGGTGGTGCTGGTCAATGGCCCTGTTCCGCTCGATATTCTCGAAGAGCAGGTTGACGCGTGGATTGCGGAGCAGGATTGAAAAGGCACGTTCCGGGCGGCGCAGCTGACCGCAAGGCCGACTGGCCGCCCGCAGCGGGCGCAGCTTTGCTGCGCGCATAGCGAGGATGAAGCCGCGGAGGCGGCTTCACAAACAAGAATGCTAACGACTCGCAACAGTCGGTTTCGGCTTGATTCCGCGCTGATCCTGCATAGGTGGCTAATCAGAACGATTTGGTCCGATTTAAGCTATGCGCCAGAAATGAGACTGTCAAACCTCGCCGATTACGCCGTCGTCACCATGTGTGCGGCTGCCCGCCATTGTGGCGGCGGGCGGACCTCTGCGGCCGAGCTGGCGGCGGAAACCGGCCTGCCGGTG includes the following:
- a CDS encoding DUF885 domain-containing protein gives rise to the protein MKFPLLCSAALASALLALGACTAASGESGAATPSASAPAQAPSDIGTFFEQYDAASLALSPQSKAYRGIRDEDYGLWDDASAEADEAQQALRDQYLAQMRSGYDLSALTGQDALSYRLFEASAARSASLEPYREYGFIFDQMNGEQSGIPAFLINTHTVTSASDARAYVSRIEGIGPLMDTLIARSAERAGNGVMPPDWVYPYVLSDIQNLLDAGMDNAVLEDFRSEVAALDLSEDESGSLITAAEAAWASSAVPAYQRLRGEMLRQQAMAPTEDGIWRFPQGAQYYDALLAYYTTTDLTADEIHAIGLNEVERIHGEMRAIMAQVGFEGDLQAFFEFTRSDPQFYHTSREDYLAEVDTVLDAVTARLPDYFITLPQYELQVKAVEAFREQSAGKAFYQSPAPDGSRPGTYYVNLYNLNDMSRNELEALAYHEGLPGHHMQRAIQTGLGDLPPFRRFGGFTAYTEGWGLYSEELGKDMGFYTDPYSDFGRLQMELWRAARLVVDTGIHSKRWSREEAIAYLAENTPNPPGDIEKAIERYIVYPGQATAYMIGKLKIMELRERARTALGDDFDIREFHEVVLVNGPVPLDILEEQVDAWIAEQD